From one Solanum stenotomum isolate F172 chromosome 12, ASM1918654v1, whole genome shotgun sequence genomic stretch:
- the LOC125849509 gene encoding uncharacterized protein LOC125849509 yields the protein MTVAPVSHSNLKGKEKEKEEEEEEMEKEQEKEKKKVRDKDDHYLANCSDLEFKQLDFVIAFPKKKDWFYVMSQPSKCWTNENKIVGTIKGFGIPAGLPWHVTDEVYVPVNCNGEFHWVLAVVVLKERHLNIYDSMSSSRTNRKLCAEIQKLSTKLPKYLESNGFYEQKDQTNWLVLESYQGKNKSHPFEVIHVTGIAQQASNSFDCGVFVAAYAEFLSDGLQIPYDGIISQSLRLRYGSLLWNYGILKARSGYVSNNEDPQRPRP from the exons atgactGTTGCTCCAGTATCACACTCAAACCTAAAAGgcaaggagaaggagaaggaggaggaggaggaggagatgGAGAAGGAgcaagagaaggagaagaagaaagt AAGAGACAAGGATGATCACTACTTAGCCAATTGCTCGGATCTTGAGTTCAAACAACTTGATTTTGTAATTGCATTTCCAAAGAAAAAGGACTGGTTCTACGTAATGTCTCAACCCAGTAAGTGTTGGACTAATGAG AATAAAATCGTTGGCACTATCAAAGGGTTTGGTATACCTGCTGGACTGCCTTGGCACGTCACAGATGAGGTTTATGTCCCTGTAAATTGTAATGGGGAGTTTCATTGGGTCTTGGCAGTCGTTGTATTGAAGGAACGACACTTAAATATCTATGATTCGATGTCCTCATCTAGGACTAACAGAAAATTGTGTGCCGAGATTCAAAAGTTGTCTACAAAGTTGCCAAAGTACCTTGAATCCAATGGATTTTATGAGCAAAAAGATCAAACCAACTGGTTAGTTCTTGAATCTTACCAGGGCAAGAACAAATCTCACCCATTCGAAGTCATACATGTTACTGGTATTGCCCAACAAGCAAGCAATAGTTT TGATTGTGGAGTTTTTGTTGCTGCATACGCTGAGTTTTTGAGTGATGGACTACAAATACCATATGATGGAATTATTTCTCAATCCCTTCGCTTGAGATATGGTTCACTCCTATGGAATTATGGGATTTTAAAGGCTCGGAGTGGCTATGTTAGTAACAATGAAGACCCACAGAGGCCTAGACCTTAA